TTATCTCAGTTTCTATTGTTTAAAACAAGGTTTATACTATGACAAAACTGAAGCTTACATATGCACTAGCTGCATTGATGGCCACTACGGGACTGGCACAAGCAGGAACGATTACAATTACCACCGATGGCAGTAACGCAATCACTCATTATGCTGGCTCATCAGACAATTCCGGTACCGTCTTTAATGAAACAACGACAACTGCAATTGGTTCCAAGAAGGACGTAGACAAGATTTTTGCAGGTGAAATCAATAGCAACGCACAAGATATTGCGACCAATACGCAAACCATCAATGATTTCGAAATGCTCTTTGGGTCGGTTCAGACCACCGCCCCAACTCCGATCTCAAGCACTGTAAAGGATCCTTTAAAAACCGGTGATGCAACCCTTGACGATGCACGCACTGAGGTCGCCAAAATTGATAATAATTCCACACTTAAAGGTGAGTGGGAAACCTACATCAACCACGTAGAAGCCAAAGCAGCAGCTGGCGAAAAAATTACTATGGAACAACCGACGGCCCCCGCGACAGGCGATTTTATCGGCGGAAGTATACCTACAAACATGGCAACCAAATTGAGTGGCCTTGACGCCGCGGTCGGCAATTATGCGTCAGAGCAGTTACCGCATGAAAGCTATAGCGCCTACACCAAAGCAAATGGGGCAAATGCTTCTGGCCGCGCAACAGCGCAGGCGTTGGAAAACGGTGAGGGATTAGCAACCGGTATCCTCGCATCCTTCAATGCAGTTGATGACAAGATCGGCGACATCAGCACTCTGCCAAGCGATCTGCAGGCAGCAACTCCTGCTGACACCTCAGTTGTATCTGCTGTGACCAAGCTCAACGAAAAAGTTGGGTCGCTCGGTGACCTGAACTCTACGTTCACCGGAACAGCACGAACCAGTCTTGTTGCTGCTGCTAACAGCAATGCGGACCGCATTACAGCCAACAGCGATGGGATAGCCAACAACAGCACGCGCATTGTTGCGCTGGAAGAGGACGTAGACGACCTCCAATCCGGTGTGGCCATGGCAATTGCTATGGCAAACGCTCCTATCATTCAGGGCGGCTACAACGGCGTTTCTTTGTCTGGCGGCTTTGGTCACTTTAAAGGCAAGTCCGCAGGTTCCATGAAAGCGGCCTTCATGCCCATGGAAAACATGGCAATCACTGCTTCAGTTGCAACTGACTTTGGCGACAACGTTGCAGCGGGCGCGGGCCTTGGCTTCTCCTTCTAATTGAGAAAGGTATGTACATGAGCCGGTTTCTGACTTTCATTCTTGTAGCTTTCGCCGTGATGTTTCATGGCGGAGGTAACTCCTTCATATCCACGGCTATGGCAAAAGAGGAGTGGTCCGTTCAATGCAGCCGTGATCAGTGCCAGATGTATGCTGAAATCCGGCTCCAGAACGGTGCTCTGTTCAACACTATTGCTTTTCGAAAACTGAACGCAAAAACCTACGCAGGTATTTTGAAGGTACCCCTAGGTTTCCACGTACCCAGCGGCATTAACATTGGAATTGACGACGCCGCAGTCATCCAAGCGAAGCTGATCACTTGCAAAGAAGATGGCTGCGAAGCAGCATTCACCGCCAATGAATTGGTAATCGACTTCCTGAAGCGCGGTACACAAATGTCAATTCTGCTGCGCAAAGCAGATGACAGAAAGCAACTTGCGCTCAACTACTCTCTCATGGGTTTTACACGAAACTGGAAGGAATTTCACAAGCGCATGGAAGTCCTGATGCCATGACTAAAAAGACTACCAGTCCACCTCGGAAATGATCGCTGTCTCTCAACAGCGGTTATTTCTTGCTCCCATGTCGCGAGGCTATTTCCAGCTCAGGTCCAAAAACCAATCTGCTACCATTGAATGTTCGGGCGAGCCTTATCTCTTCTTTGAAGCAAATTCGCCTGCGCTTCCCTCACCTGCTTAGGCATGATGCCAAAATGCTCTTTGAACCACCGCGTAAAGCTATCCAGCCGTGTAAAGCCGGCAAGCCCGCGCGATAGTCTGCACCGGCTCCTCAGCAAACTCATTGGCTCACAACATGCGATTTGCCTGAACCAGCCGTACTTTGTTAATAAAGGCGCAGCACATCTCTTTCACAACCAATGGACTGCGTAGAGGACGTATAGAATATAGCCGAACTTAGATTGTAGAAATCACCTGCACTCCAGTTATCAAAAACCAGTTGGGAAATTTATTTCCGAGTTCCGACCATGGTCACATGGCATTTTGACAAAGCGTCAATTAGTTATGTTGCTTGCAACCCTGAGCATTTGAGAGAGTGGGACAACGGTGACAAGTACATCCGGCATGAGAAACAAAATCAGCATTTGTGGTGAAACTGAGTTTCAGCGGTTTATCGGCTATGAGCTGGAACTTGACCCTGAACACGGTACAGCGGAATGTTCATTGGACATTGACGCCCGTTATACAAACCGCAGTGGGGTCGTGCATGGCGCAATGATCACCATGCTGCTGGATAATGCTTGTGGCGGCGCGTGTAGCGCCTCTGTTGATCCGACCGGCATGCAACCGTTTGTGACGATCTCGCTCAACATCAACTTCATGGCACCGGCTATTTGCAAGCGGTTAGTCGCAAAGGGGCACGTTATAGGCGGTGGTAAAAGTACACTGTTTGCAGAAGCGCAGTTGTTTGACGAGAACAACAGACTAATTGCCACCGCAACCGGCCCATTTAAACGAGCCCCGGAACGGACTGCGAGACTGGATAAGATTTAGGCCACGCTACCGATTACAGACTCAATTTTCGGACGCAAGAGCGAAGTGACGGTTTCAGAATTCAAAGCCTTGCCAGTATCTGACTCTCGCAGCTGTCTACCTCACCGCCACGAAATTACTGGCATGTTGATTACACTCATTCTCCTTCCTGCATGCGATGTGCTCGCGGAAGATATTTGAGTCGTTTCCTTCCGCACTCCCCATAAATCGCTGGAATATGTACGGATGAAGCAGAAAAGGAGGGCTGAGGCTGAGTTCTCCCACATAAATTCGGATG
This region of Pseudovibrio sp. Tun.PSC04-5.I4 genomic DNA includes:
- a CDS encoding YadA C-terminal domain-containing protein, whose translation is MTKLKLTYALAALMATTGLAQAGTITITTDGSNAITHYAGSSDNSGTVFNETTTTAIGSKKDVDKIFAGEINSNAQDIATNTQTINDFEMLFGSVQTTAPTPISSTVKDPLKTGDATLDDARTEVAKIDNNSTLKGEWETYINHVEAKAAAGEKITMEQPTAPATGDFIGGSIPTNMATKLSGLDAAVGNYASEQLPHESYSAYTKANGANASGRATAQALENGEGLATGILASFNAVDDKIGDISTLPSDLQAATPADTSVVSAVTKLNEKVGSLGDLNSTFTGTARTSLVAAANSNADRITANSDGIANNSTRIVALEEDVDDLQSGVAMAIAMANAPIIQGGYNGVSLSGGFGHFKGKSAGSMKAAFMPMENMAITASVATDFGDNVAAGAGLGFSF
- a CDS encoding invasion associated locus B family protein, with product MSRFLTFILVAFAVMFHGGGNSFISTAMAKEEWSVQCSRDQCQMYAEIRLQNGALFNTIAFRKLNAKTYAGILKVPLGFHVPSGINIGIDDAAVIQAKLITCKEDGCEAAFTANELVIDFLKRGTQMSILLRKADDRKQLALNYSLMGFTRNWKEFHKRMEVLMP
- a CDS encoding PaaI family thioesterase, which encodes MTSTSGMRNKISICGETEFQRFIGYELELDPEHGTAECSLDIDARYTNRSGVVHGAMITMLLDNACGGACSASVDPTGMQPFVTISLNINFMAPAICKRLVAKGHVIGGGKSTLFAEAQLFDENNRLIATATGPFKRAPERTARLDKI